One genomic region from Spirosoma sp. KCTC 42546 encodes:
- a CDS encoding YciI family protein, protein MQYIIHAYDHTDSDALDRRMAARPAHFAYVSELKAKGQFVLGGALLDPDGKMIGSMLLLTMETEDQLNEYLKNDPYIVQGVWNTIDVKPFRQASV, encoded by the coding sequence ATGCAGTATATCATCCACGCATACGACCATACCGACTCTGATGCTCTTGACCGACGCATGGCTGCCCGGCCTGCGCACTTTGCCTATGTAAGTGAGTTAAAAGCCAAAGGCCAGTTTGTGCTGGGAGGAGCCTTGCTTGATCCGGATGGGAAAATGATTGGGTCCATGCTCCTGTTGACGATGGAAACCGAAGATCAATTAAATGAGTATCTCAAAAACGACCCGTATATTGTGCAGGGCGTATGGAATACTATTGACGTGAAACCTTTCCGCCAGGCCAGTGTATGA
- a CDS encoding prolyl oligopeptidase family serine peptidase, giving the protein MNYISCWPLALLATSAFAQPAPKPTGTTTRSQLTVETIMQDQKVWVGTSPSNPFWSDDSQTLYFSWNPEKAKGDSLYKVSFSVPAKGKVAAPSKPVKVTPLERRALPTAPIAAYNKTYTKRLFDRQGDLFLIDVKSGKIRQLTNTVEVEADPVFSGDEQQVVFRRSGAGANLFSIDLQSGELTQLTDFRAGAKKPDPKLSDEEKFLKQDQLRLSIILKERKDKKDEGERISKADRPKRPKEIYLDDKQLLNPQVSPDGRFITYRLSKSAPNSKTTQVPNYVTESGYTEEIAARTKVGSPAAAQEFFVYDTVKDTVRAVSTKSIPGISDQPAYLKSVASAKPDTSKKTRPVVINGPIWSDDGKLCVVVVRSLDNKDRWIMRFEPETLKLSSLDRQHDDAWVGGPGINWQGMGTASGNMNFLADNQTLWFQSEADGYSHIYTVNVLTGEKKQLTSGKFEVQQVQLSRDKTHFFIQTNEVHPGEQHFYRMAVTGGERVRLTNMTGANDVTLAPNETRMAIRYSSSNQPWELYVADINQPFLVASKKSSPQSVSSQTASLTPLKLTDSQTENFRSYPWREPTMVTIPARDGQLIYARLYKPERPSGKSVVFVHGAGYLQNAHKWWSSYTREYMFNNLLVDKGYTVLDIDYRASAGYGRDWRTGIYRYMGGKDLEDHVDAAKWLVQTQGVDEKRIGIYGGSYGGFITLMALFTTPDVFKAGAALRPVTDWAAYNHPYTANILNEPQLDSLSYRRSSPIYFAEGLKNYLLICHGMVDVNVHFQDTVRLIQRLIELKKDNWELAAYPMEDHGFVEPSSWTDEYKRILKLFEERL; this is encoded by the coding sequence ATGAACTACATTTCCTGCTGGCCGCTGGCTTTGCTTGCCACCTCGGCGTTTGCCCAGCCTGCTCCGAAACCCACTGGCACAACCACTCGGTCCCAACTCACCGTCGAAACTATTATGCAGGACCAAAAAGTATGGGTCGGCACATCGCCATCTAACCCGTTTTGGTCCGACGATTCTCAAACCCTTTATTTTAGCTGGAACCCCGAAAAAGCAAAGGGGGATTCACTCTATAAGGTAAGCTTTTCAGTACCGGCAAAAGGAAAAGTAGCGGCCCCTTCGAAGCCGGTAAAAGTGACACCCCTAGAGCGTAGAGCACTGCCCACGGCTCCCATTGCGGCCTACAACAAAACGTATACCAAACGGCTCTTTGATCGGCAGGGTGACTTATTCCTGATTGATGTAAAATCCGGTAAAATCCGACAACTCACGAATACAGTGGAGGTTGAGGCTGACCCTGTTTTTTCGGGCGATGAACAACAGGTTGTATTCCGGCGAAGTGGCGCTGGGGCTAATCTATTCAGTATTGATCTTCAATCGGGCGAACTTACCCAACTGACCGACTTTCGGGCGGGTGCCAAGAAACCTGATCCGAAACTGAGTGACGAAGAAAAATTTCTGAAGCAGGATCAGTTACGCTTGTCCATAATACTGAAAGAACGGAAGGATAAGAAGGATGAAGGCGAGCGTATTAGCAAAGCCGATCGACCTAAACGCCCAAAGGAGATTTATCTTGATGACAAGCAACTGCTCAATCCACAAGTCAGCCCCGATGGCCGCTTCATCACCTATCGGCTGAGTAAAAGTGCGCCCAATTCCAAAACCACGCAGGTACCAAATTATGTGACGGAGTCGGGTTATACCGAAGAGATTGCGGCTCGTACCAAAGTTGGCTCACCAGCAGCTGCACAGGAGTTTTTTGTGTACGATACCGTTAAAGACACCGTCCGGGCTGTGAGTACCAAAAGTATTCCGGGCATTTCTGATCAACCGGCCTATCTAAAATCGGTGGCCAGTGCAAAGCCGGATACATCAAAAAAAACGCGTCCGGTTGTTATCAATGGTCCCATCTGGTCTGACGATGGTAAGTTGTGCGTTGTTGTGGTGCGATCACTCGACAATAAGGATCGCTGGATTATGCGCTTTGAGCCTGAAACCCTGAAGCTTTCCTCCCTCGATCGGCAACACGATGATGCCTGGGTTGGCGGACCCGGTATTAACTGGCAGGGTATGGGTACAGCCTCGGGCAATATGAATTTTCTGGCCGATAATCAGACACTCTGGTTCCAGTCGGAAGCCGATGGCTACTCGCACATCTATACCGTTAATGTACTGACTGGCGAAAAGAAACAACTGACTTCGGGGAAATTTGAGGTACAACAGGTGCAACTGTCAAGAGATAAAACCCATTTTTTCATTCAAACGAATGAAGTCCATCCTGGCGAGCAGCATTTTTACCGGATGGCCGTTACAGGTGGAGAACGCGTTCGCCTGACGAATATGACCGGTGCTAACGATGTGACCCTAGCGCCCAACGAAACGCGAATGGCCATTCGTTACTCGTCCAGCAATCAGCCGTGGGAACTGTATGTGGCAGACATTAACCAACCATTCTTAGTTGCCAGCAAGAAGTCTTCTCCTCAGTCTGTATCCTCACAGACCGCCAGCCTGACCCCACTTAAACTCACCGATTCTCAAACCGAAAACTTCAGGAGTTACCCCTGGCGAGAGCCCACGATGGTCACGATTCCGGCCCGCGACGGTCAACTAATTTATGCCCGCCTGTACAAGCCGGAACGACCTTCGGGTAAATCCGTCGTGTTTGTACATGGTGCGGGCTATTTGCAGAATGCTCACAAATGGTGGAGTTCATATACCCGTGAGTACATGTTCAATAACCTGTTGGTCGATAAAGGGTATACGGTACTTGACATCGACTACCGCGCCAGTGCAGGGTATGGTCGAGATTGGCGTACGGGGATCTATCGCTACATGGGCGGCAAGGATTTAGAGGATCATGTGGATGCGGCTAAGTGGCTTGTGCAAACCCAGGGTGTCGATGAAAAACGGATTGGTATTTACGGTGGCTCTTACGGCGGATTCATTACGTTGATGGCATTATTCACCACGCCTGATGTCTTCAAAGCCGGCGCTGCCCTTCGCCCCGTTACCGACTGGGCTGCCTATAACCACCCCTACACGGCCAACATTCTGAACGAACCTCAACTGGACTCATTATCTTACCGTCGTTCATCGCCGATCTACTTTGCGGAAGGGTTAAAGAATTATCTGCTCATCTGCCACGGTATGGTCGATGTAAACGTTCATTTCCAGGACACCGTCCGGTTGATTCAACGCCTTATCGAACTTAAGAAAGACAATTGGGAGCTTGCCGCCTATCCAATGGAAGATCACGGTTTTGTGGAACCATCCAGTTGGACGGATGAATACAAGCGAATCTTGAAACTGTTTGAGGAACGGTTGTAA
- a CDS encoding HAD-IA family hydrolase, which yields MDGLLVDSEPHWRAMEREVFATVGLFLTDDECKQTTGMPILDVVRYWFARAPWIDPESPGRTVQELADAITHGVHERIAHLAEPMPGALEAIAFFGDRGIPTAIASASPMSLIEVVIDRLGIRKSLTLWHSATLEARNKPAPDVYLGTARKLGVLPANCLAFEDSGSGLRSAYDAGMRTVAVPGAFEYNDPKFSIADCILPSLSEFSAALIDTLQATEYES from the coding sequence ATGGATGGCCTCCTTGTGGACTCAGAACCCCATTGGCGGGCTATGGAGCGGGAGGTATTTGCAACGGTTGGCCTATTTCTGACCGATGATGAATGTAAACAAACCACCGGAATGCCAATTCTGGATGTAGTTCGTTATTGGTTCGCGCGCGCTCCCTGGATCGATCCGGAGTCGCCGGGTCGTACTGTCCAGGAACTTGCCGATGCTATTACGCACGGGGTTCACGAGCGAATTGCCCATTTGGCCGAACCAATGCCGGGCGCGCTGGAGGCTATTGCCTTTTTTGGTGATCGGGGTATCCCAACGGCCATTGCCTCCGCTTCGCCCATGAGCTTAATTGAGGTCGTTATTGATCGACTCGGTATCCGCAAGTCGCTGACACTCTGGCATTCGGCAACGCTGGAAGCCCGGAATAAGCCAGCCCCGGATGTGTACCTGGGTACGGCTCGTAAACTAGGCGTACTGCCTGCTAATTGTCTGGCATTTGAGGATTCAGGTAGCGGGCTCCGATCAGCCTATGACGCCGGTATGCGAACGGTGGCTGTACCTGGCGCTTTTGAGTACAATGATCCTAAATTTTCGATTGCCGATTGCATCCTGCCTTCTCTTTCCGAATTCTCAGCGGCCCTGATTGATACTTTACAAGCAACAGAATACGAGTCCTAA
- a CDS encoding PhzF family phenazine biosynthesis protein: MRIYQLDAFTDRLFAGNPAAVVPLTEWLPDEQMQLIASENNLAETAFYVKTEGDATYHIRWFTPTIEVDLCGHATLATGHVVFYLENKPEGEETAIPNDEIFFNSRSGLLKVCRGENGWLTLDFPADTVHKSNLQPPALVASVGEKPLAIYKGKTDFMLVYETQAQIEALDPDFREMSTVPARGIIVTAPGNNTGDQESVDFVSRFFGPQTGIDEDPVTGSAHTTLIPYWAEKLGKTELTARQLSKRGGYLRCKLNDDGTNPPRVDISGQVQLYLIGEVRL, encoded by the coding sequence ATGCGTATTTATCAACTCGATGCGTTTACCGATCGATTGTTTGCCGGAAATCCAGCTGCTGTTGTTCCCCTAACAGAATGGCTACCGGACGAACAGATGCAGCTGATAGCCTCAGAAAATAACCTGGCTGAAACAGCTTTCTATGTAAAAACCGAGGGAGATGCTACCTATCACATTCGCTGGTTTACGCCAACTATTGAAGTTGACTTATGTGGCCATGCGACCTTAGCTACTGGTCATGTGGTGTTTTATCTGGAAAATAAGCCGGAGGGTGAAGAGACGGCTATTCCTAACGACGAGATTTTTTTTAATTCACGCAGTGGTTTATTAAAAGTTTGCCGGGGCGAAAACGGTTGGTTGACCCTCGATTTTCCCGCCGACACAGTACACAAATCCAATTTGCAACCTCCTGCTTTAGTGGCTAGTGTGGGCGAAAAACCCCTGGCTATTTATAAAGGAAAAACAGATTTCATGCTCGTGTATGAAACGCAGGCGCAGATTGAAGCCTTAGATCCAGATTTCCGGGAAATGAGCACTGTACCGGCACGGGGTATTATCGTTACCGCACCGGGTAATAATACAGGGGACCAGGAGTCGGTTGACTTTGTGTCCCGATTTTTTGGGCCACAAACAGGCATTGATGAAGATCCGGTTACGGGGTCGGCTCATACAACGCTCATTCCCTACTGGGCTGAGAAACTGGGCAAAACGGAATTAACTGCCCGGCAACTTTCTAAACGGGGTGGCTACCTTCGCTGCAAGCTCAACGACGACGGCACCAATCCGCCCCGCGTTGATATTTCGGGCCAAGTACAACTGTATTTAATTGGGGAGGTGAGACTTTAA